Proteins co-encoded in one Deltaproteobacteria bacterium genomic window:
- a CDS encoding molybdenum cofactor biosynthesis protein MoaE yields MMKIKAAYLGGSRSDTGCAEETIEVPEQSSVADAIAIICEKYPKLKAHLGTARWALNFEFVDQEAPLKPGDELALIPPVQGGAPRVLVTESELNLQHAVTAVVDDTMGATVLFLGTVRNHNRGKEVESLHYEAYVPMVEKQLEKIIDKIEGAFADTRLFIAHRYGDLGIGDVSVLIAAASAHRAPAFDAAREAIEQIKVDVPIFKQEKTSDGDTWIGWGGG; encoded by the coding sequence ATGATGAAGATTAAAGCCGCATACCTCGGAGGTTCTCGGAGCGATACCGGATGCGCCGAAGAAACCATCGAAGTCCCAGAGCAAAGCAGCGTTGCCGACGCCATCGCCATCATTTGTGAAAAGTACCCCAAGCTCAAAGCCCACTTGGGCACCGCTCGGTGGGCCCTAAATTTCGAATTCGTTGACCAGGAAGCGCCCTTAAAGCCAGGCGATGAACTCGCTCTGATTCCCCCGGTACAAGGCGGTGCCCCTCGGGTTCTCGTGACCGAGAGCGAACTCAATCTTCAGCACGCAGTAACGGCAGTGGTCGATGATACCATGGGTGCCACGGTGTTGTTTCTGGGAACCGTTCGTAACCACAACCGCGGCAAAGAAGTAGAGAGCCTTCATTATGAAGCCTACGTGCCGATGGTAGAGAAACAGCTCGAGAAAATTATCGATAAGATTGAGGGCGCATTCGCAGATACACGCCTCTTTATCGCCCACCGTTATGGCGACCTTGGTATTGGCGATGTTTCGGTTTTGATTGCAGCCGCCAGCGCCCACCGGGCCCCTGCCTTTGATGCAGCACGTGAAGCCATTGAGCAAATCAAAGTAGATGTGCCGATTTTCAAGCAAGAAAAGACTTCAGACGGTGATACTTGGATTGGCTGGGGCGGCGGCTAA
- a CDS encoding ABC transporter ATP-binding protein, whose product MSDERLKKDSHLIRRLFYYLGQHKALFMTALLLYPVSALAIVLPPYLVQQILDVAIPNADMDLLYALSGGYLLALVVDYVSGLSSQFAMSVLGQRSMRSLRNDLFSHMQKLPQSYFDVNPIGRTLTRLTNDVESLAEIFATGAVTIISDLITIIAIVSAMLYLDPGMTLYAFVVVPPLILATVVVQRFAREAFRAVRKHLSRINTFLSEHLPGMTVVQAFAQEARTIGAFGELNVAYRNANHKAIRLDASLFSIVEAMGTVAVAVLVFNGAEDLAAGTVQAGVLVAFIQYIRRFFIPIRDLSAKYTILQSAFAGAERVFKLLEEPITLSSADNAQSVKPMRQGLEFKGVDFAYKEGKAGPDWVLQDIDLKIQPGEKVALVGPTGSGKTTILKLLNRLYDVQKGSITYDGVDLKELNLEQLRRRFAVVLQDVYLFSGSIRDNLKLAADVPEDKIQEAAKIVQAADFIGKLPEGYDTEVKELGANFSAGERQLLAFARALVLDPDILVLDEATSNVDSETEARLQHALDVLLEGRTALIVAHRLSTIRKVDRIVVLQHGKIVQQGSHDELIKVEGLYQQLAAFQFGQLALA is encoded by the coding sequence ATGAGTGATGAACGCCTCAAAAAAGACAGCCACCTCATACGGCGTCTATTTTATTACCTAGGTCAGCATAAGGCCTTATTCATGACAGCCCTCTTGCTCTACCCGGTGAGCGCTCTGGCGATTGTTTTACCGCCTTATCTTGTTCAGCAAATTCTCGATGTGGCGATCCCCAATGCAGACATGGATTTGCTCTACGCGTTGTCGGGCGGCTACTTGTTGGCGCTCGTTGTAGATTACGTTTCAGGCCTCTCGTCGCAGTTTGCGATGAGTGTTTTAGGTCAGCGGTCGATGCGAAGCTTGCGCAATGATTTGTTCTCACACATGCAAAAGCTTCCGCAGTCTTATTTTGACGTGAACCCCATTGGCCGAACATTAACTCGCCTCACAAACGATGTGGAATCACTGGCAGAGATCTTTGCAACGGGTGCAGTGACCATCATCTCCGATTTGATAACCATCATCGCGATTGTGTCGGCGATGCTTTACCTTGATCCGGGTATGACACTCTACGCATTCGTGGTGGTGCCGCCTTTAATTCTCGCCACTGTGGTGGTTCAACGATTTGCTCGAGAGGCTTTCCGAGCGGTTCGTAAGCACCTCTCCCGAATTAACACATTTCTTTCGGAGCATTTGCCTGGGATGACCGTGGTTCAAGCTTTTGCACAAGAAGCGCGAACGATTGGCGCCTTTGGAGAACTAAACGTCGCTTACCGTAACGCCAACCACAAAGCGATTCGATTGGATGCGTCACTCTTTTCTATCGTTGAGGCGATGGGCACCGTTGCGGTTGCGGTTCTCGTTTTCAACGGCGCCGAAGACTTGGCGGCCGGAACTGTTCAAGCGGGTGTCCTGGTGGCATTCATTCAATACATTCGACGATTTTTCATTCCGATTCGGGACCTTTCGGCGAAGTACACGATTTTGCAATCTGCTTTCGCGGGCGCTGAACGCGTCTTTAAGCTCTTAGAAGAGCCTATTACTCTAAGCAGCGCCGACAACGCACAAAGCGTCAAGCCGATGCGACAAGGTCTTGAGTTTAAGGGCGTAGACTTTGCTTATAAAGAGGGTAAGGCTGGCCCCGATTGGGTGCTTCAAGACATCGACTTGAAGATTCAGCCTGGAGAGAAAGTTGCGCTGGTTGGCCCTACAGGTTCTGGTAAGACTACGATTTTAAAGCTTCTCAACCGGCTCTACGATGTGCAAAAAGGCAGCATCACTTATGATGGGGTCGACCTTAAAGAGTTGAACTTAGAACAGCTCCGGCGGCGCTTCGCGGTGGTTCTTCAGGATGTTTACCTCTTTTCTGGAAGTATTCGAGACAACTTAAAGCTCGCCGCGGATGTGCCTGAAGATAAGATTCAAGAGGCGGCAAAAATTGTTCAAGCCGCGGACTTTATTGGAAAGCTTCCTGAGGGCTACGACACCGAGGTTAAAGAGTTGGGGGCGAATTTTTCGGCCGGTGAAAGACAACTTCTCGCCTTTGCCAGAGCTTTGGTTTTAGACCCAGATATCCTTGTCTTGGATGAAGCCACGAGCAACGTGGATTCCGAAACAGAGGCACGTTTGCAGCATGCTCTCGATGTGCTCTTAGAAGGACGCACTGCGCTCATCGTAGCCCACCGTTTATCCACGATTCGCAAGGTGGATAGGATTGTGGTGCTGCAACACGGGAAGATTGTTCAGCAGGGAAGCCACGATGAATTGATTAAGGTTGAAGGGTTGTACCAACAGCTAGCAGCTTTTCAATTTGGTCAGCTGGCACTTGCGTAA